The window AGAATTCATCTTTTTGAACTTAGAGGAATTTATAGGCAGTATTTTCAGAGTATCACCAAGCTTAGCTATTAACAAACCAAAAAAATACGGAAGTTTAAAGATATAATTCTTACCAAGGTCGTCCTTTATATGATCTTCAACCTCATAAAATTGATGATCTATACCGTCTGTCAAATTAAACACTCCATTAGAACCTTTAGGCATAGCCTTTATAAAAGAGCTCACATCAGAAATCGCAATCATTGATTTTTTTGCTTGAGCCTTACCAAAGCGAACATACTTCCCGTTTTTTATAGCATTAATGAGAGAGCCTAAATTCCCAGGCGGATTAACACCGCAAATCAACGGCAGCCTCAAGCATACTACAGCTACATTAAAGTTCTTGCCAAATGCTACAAGCTCTTTTTCTGCAAGAATTTTACTTAAAGCATATGGACTATTACCTTTCAACTTGAATTCCTCATTTATATTTATTCCTTCCTCAACACCATAAACAGCAACACTACTGATAAAAACTATCATTTTCGGCAAGTTCGTA of the Nonlabens marinus S1-08 genome contains:
- a CDS encoding NAD-dependent epimerase/dehydratase family protein, yielding MNKILITGASGFLGRDLCKEFSSYQVHTLGRKIENDIVCDLSNKIPALKECYDLVIHAAGKAHSVPINEVENDLFLQGNHQSTINLLKALSTNLPKMIVFISSVAVYGVEEGININEEFKLKGNSPYALSKILAEKELVAFGKNFNVAVVCLRLPLICGVNPPGNLGSLINAIKNGKYVRFGKAQAKKSMIAISDVSSFIKAMPKGSNGVFNLTDGIDHQFYEVEDHIKDDLGKNYIFKLPYFFGLLIAKLGDTLKILPINSSKFKKMNSDLTFSNEKALSVPDWKPTNALNSLKHKL